One window from the genome of Salvia splendens isolate huo1 chromosome 9, SspV2, whole genome shotgun sequence encodes:
- the LOC121747436 gene encoding palmitoyl-acyl carrier protein thioesterase, chloroplastic-like, whose amino-acid sequence MALLQNAAVPFNRDSFISLEKHEGFGGGWKLRPRRRNLQLVLNSSTNTNVETINGKKVNGVCVERDTNLMNHEFLLGRFAEERFVFRQAYVIRSYEIGPDQTATMETLMNLLQETALNHVAKSGVAGGGFGATREMSLRKLIWVVTRIHAQIDKYSSWGDVVEIDTWVDAAGKNGMRRDWIIRDYKSQKIITRATSTWAIMNRETRRLSKIPDEVRQELQPFYLDRAAIATENMDTQSIHKLSDQIANRIRTGLAPRWSDMDANQHVNNVKYIGWILESMPVNVLEDYKMKNITLEYRRECRQSNVLESLTTIKPITKQEEEDDDDDDAQHLECTSLLRMEGSHADIVRARSLWHSKKQISPSL is encoded by the exons ATGGCATTGCTGCAAAACGCCGCGGTGCCCTTCAACCGAGATTCGTTCATCAGCTTAGAAAAACACGAGGGTTTTGGTGGCGGATGGAAGTTGAGGCCGAGGAGGAGAAATCTGCAGTTGGTGCTAAATTCTAGCACCAACACGAATGTGGAGACGATAAACGGGAAGAAAGTGAATGGAGTGTGCGTAGAGAGGGACACGAATTTGATGAACCATGAATTTCTGTTGGGGAGATTTGCGGAGGAACGATTTGTATTCAGACAGGCATATGTAATTAGGTCTTATGAGATTGGACCTGATCAAACTGCCACCATGGAAACCCTCATGAATCTTCTCCAG GAAACAGCATTGAATCATGTAGCAAAATCTGGAGTGGCTGGAGGCGGGTTTGGAGCGACCCGGGAAATGAGCCTTAGGAAACTTATTTGGGTCGTCACCCGCATCCACGCTCAAATCGACAAATATAGCTCATG GGGTGATGTGGTAGAGATAGACACGTGGGTAGATGCGGCGGGCAAAAACGGAATGCGGCGTGACTGGATTATCAGAGACTACAAATCCCAGAAAATTATTACAAGAGCAACAAG CACATGGGCAATAATGAATAGAGAAACAAGAAGACTGAGTAAAATCCCAGATGAAGTGAGGCAAGAGCTGCAGCCCTTTTACCTTGATAGGGCAGCTATTGCAACAGAAAACATGGACACCCAAAGCATCCACAAGCTTAGTGATCAAATTGCTAATCGAATTCGCACCGGCCTGGCT CCTCGATGGAGCGACATGGATGCCAATCAGCACGTCAACAACGTTAAGTACATTGGATGGATTTTGGAG AGTATGCCTGTAAATGTGCTGGAAGATTATAAGATGAAGAACATAACTCTAGAGTACAGACGCGAATGTCGTCAGAGCAATGTGCTTGAGTCCTTAACAACCATCAAACCTATCACtaaacaagaagaagaagatgatgatgatgatgatgcacAACACTTAGAGTGCACATCTCTGCTTCGGATGGAAGGAAGTCATGCTGATATTGTGAGAGCTAGATCACTCTGGCACTCCAAGAAACAAATCTCTCCCTCACTTTGA